Genomic DNA from Cupriavidus pauculus:
TCGACGAGAACGTGTACGCCAGTGCCGGGATGAACGTGTTGACCTCGCGGCACGCGTTGATCGTGTCGATCACGTTGCGGTCGTAGGCGCGCAGCATGCAGCCCTGGTCCGTCATGCGGATCTTGGTGATCTTCTCGCGCAGGCGGTTCATCGCGCGCGACGCATAGCGGCGGAACGCGGTGTCGTTGCGCTGGCGGCGGATGGTGCCGACATAGTCATGGCCCTCGCGCATCTTCTCGACCAGGCGCGGGATCTCTTCCGGCGGGTTCTGCAGGTCCGCGTCGAGCGTGATCACGATGCGGCCGCGCGTATGCTCGAAGCCCGCGAGAATCGCCATGTGCTGGCCGAAATTGCCGTTGAACAGGATCACGCGCGTCACATCGGGACGCTTGTGATACTGCGCGGCCAGCATCTGCGGCGAGCGGTCGGCGCTGCCGTCGTTGATGAAGATGATCTCGTACGACGTCCCCAGGGCATCGAGCGCCGGATAGAGGCGGTCGAACAGTGCCTGCAGACCGTCTT
This window encodes:
- a CDS encoding glycosyltransferase, whose product is MQTPLSLSPVEVSVVIPVYNEEDGLQALFDRLYPALDALGTSYEIIFINDGSADRSPQMLAAQYHKRPDVTRVILFNGNFGQHMAILAGFEHTRGRIVITLDADLQNPPEEIPRLVEKMREGHDYVGTIRRQRNDTAFRRYASRAMNRLREKITKIRMTDQGCMLRAYDRNVIDTINACREVNTFIPALAYTFSSNPIEIEVGHEQRHAGESKYSLYQLIRLNFDLVTGFSIVPLQWFSAIGTILSLSSAGLFVVLLIRRFILGSEVQGVFTLFALTFFLMGIMLFGIGLLGEYVGRIYQEVRDRPRYRIQAVLERTGGAAGAGGRDGAASNDVEAASCER